One Dasypus novemcinctus isolate mDasNov1 chromosome 1, mDasNov1.1.hap2, whole genome shotgun sequence genomic window carries:
- the LOC101437263 gene encoding LOW QUALITY PROTEIN: xaa-Arg dipeptidase-like (The sequence of the model RefSeq protein was modified relative to this genomic sequence to represent the inferred CDS: inserted 1 base in 1 codon): MRCGEERSGAGEAGGASGGDSELELLKLRAAERIDEAGERLGALSCAIWSKPELAYEEHHAHSLLTRFFEQEPPAASWTVQPHYELPTAFRAEWEPAGGGGAPSTGPRPLHLGFLCEYDALPGLGHACGHNLIAEVGVAAALGVKGALXEPPPPVKVFVVLGTPAEEDGGGKIDLIEAGAFKNLDVVFMAHPSQENAAYLPDMAEHDVTVKYYGKASHAAAYPWEGVNALDAAVLAYNNLSVLRQQMKPTWRVHGIIKNGGVKPNIIPSYSELIYYFRAPSMKELPVLTKKAEDCFRAAALATGCTMEIKGGIHDYYNVLPNKSLWEAYVENGKKLGIDFISEDAILNGPSGSTDFGNVSFVVPGIHSYFYIGSDALNHTEQYTEAAGSQKAQFYTLRTAKALAMTALDVIFKPELLERIQEDFKLKLQEEEFLNTVK, from the exons ATGAGATGCGGGGAAGAGCGGTCCGGGGCTGGGGAGGCCGGCGGTGCCAGCGGTGGCGACTCCGAGCTGGAGCTGCTGAAGCTGCGCGCCGCGGAGCGCATCGATGAGGCGGGCGAGCGTCTGGGGGCCCTGAGCTGCGCGATCTGGAGCAAGCCCGAGCTGGCCTACGAGGAGCACCATGCCCACAGCCTGCTGACGCGCTTCTTCGAGCAGGAGCCGCCGGCCGCCTCCTGGACCGTGCAGCCGCACTACGAGCTGCCTACGGCCTTCCGGGCCGAGTGGGAGCCGGCGGGTGGCGGCGGAGCACCGAGCACCGGGCCGCGGCCGCTGCACCTGGGCTTCCTGTGCGAGTACGACGCGCTGCCGGGCCTGGGGCACGCCTGCGGCCACAACCTGATCGCCGAGGTCGGGGTGGCGGCCGCGCTGGGCGTGAAGGGGGCTT GCGAGCCTCCTCCGCCGGTGAAGGTGTTTG TTGTCTTGGGAACCCCTGCAGAAGAAGATGGTGGTGGCAAAATTGATTTAATTGAAGCAGGggcttttaaaaatcttgatgTTGTTTTTATGGCCCATCCGTCCCAAGAGAATGCTGCTTATCTACCTGATATGGCTGAACATGATGTGACTGTGAAGTACTATGGAAAAGCATCTCATGCTGCTGCTTACCCCTGGGAAGGAGTAAATGCATTAGATGCCGCTGTTCTTGCCTACAACAATCTGTCTGTGTTAAGACAGCAAATGAAACCAACTTGGAGAGTTCATGGTATAATAAAAAATGGTGGTGTAAAACCCAATATCATTCCCTCTTACTCTGAATTAATCTATTACTTCCGTGCACCCTCAATGAAAGAACTTCCAGTTTTGACCAAAAAGGCAGAAGATTGCTTTAGAGCTGCAGCTTTGGCTACTGGTTGCACAATGGAAATTAAAGGTGGTATACATGATTATTACAATGTTCTTCCCAATAAAAGCTTATGGGAAGCTTatgtggaaaatggaaaaaagctGGGAATAGACTTCATTTCAGAAGATGCAATTTTGAATGGCCCATCAGGATCTACTGATTTTGGAAATGTTTCCTTTGTGGTTCCTGGAATTCATTCATATTTTTACATCGGCTCCGATGCCCTGAATCATACTGAACAATACACTGAAGCTGCAGGATCACAAAAAGCTCAGTTCTACACTTTGCGTACAGCCAAAGCTCTGGCAATGACAGCATTGGATGTTATTTTTAAGCCAGAGTTGCTAGAAAGAATCCAAGAGGACTTCAAACTGAAACTTCAAGAAGAAGAGTttttaaatacagtaaaataa